In Fimbriimonadaceae bacterium, the genomic window TCGGTCCCCGATCATTTCAATTTCACGTCGCGTCCACCCGCCTTCGGGACCAACAACGATGGTCAGCGATTGCGCGCCGCCGGCGGCCGCTCGAAAGGTGTTCTCCACCCCCTCGACCTCGCTAAGGACAAGAGCGTCGGGATAGGCAGACAACACCGAGACGAGGTCCTTTTTCCAGACCAATGTCGGAAGCTTCGCCCGTCCGCAAACCTCAGATGCTTCGCGCGCGATCGTCGCGAGACGGCGGGTTCTCTCTTCCCGCTTCCTCTCGTCCCAATTGACCACGGATCGCTCGGTTGGAAAGAGCACAAATCCCGCGACGCCGACTTCCGTGCAGAGACGTACGACCTCGTCGAGCTTGTCACCCTTCGGAAGCGCCTGGGCGATGACGACCTCGCGACTCGCATCCGTTCCCACCTTGACAACCTCTAAGGGCTCGACCGCTCGGCCGACAAACCGACACCGAACAATGGTTCCGTCGTTGGGCAGAACCGCGACTTCCGAACCGCTATGCAGCCTCAGCACATCGCGGAGCTTATGAAGCTCATCCTTGGGCAGCTCCTGCTCCCCGTCAGCCAGATCGAAGCCTGGCCAGAAGAGGCGAGGCAGTGACCTTAGCGGCGGAACGTCGCTGCTACCCAACGATCCTCCGTCAAGACTTCTACAAGCCCGAATCCAACCTGTTGGGCTGCCCTTTGGACGTCGGTCCAGTTCTCATCGATGATCCCTGACACGATCCACACTCCCCCTGGCTTCAAGGCCGTGGCAGCCTGGTGGGCGACGTTGATCAGCGTGGCGCTGATGATGTTCGCAAGGACGATATCGAACGGAGCCTTCGAGGATACTGCCGCAAATCCATCGCCCACCACCGCGTCTAACGCAACCTGGTTGCGGGCCGCATTTTCAATGCTTGCCTCCACCGCAATCGGATCGACATCAA contains:
- the rsmE gene encoding Ribosomal RNA small subunit methyltransferase E, which translates into the protein MGSSDVPPLRSLPRLFWPGFDLADGEQELPKDELHKLRDVLRLHSGSEVAVLPNDGTIVRCRFVGRAVEPLEVVKVGTDASREVVIAQALPKGDKLDEVVRLCTEVGVAGFVLFPTERSVVNWDERKREERTRRLATIAREASEVCGRAKLPTLVWKKDLVSVLSAYPDALVLSEVEGVENTFRAAAGGAQSLTIVVGPEGGWTRREIEMIGDRAVTLGPRVLRVDTAAVSAAAIALLS